The Perca fluviatilis chromosome 24, GENO_Pfluv_1.0, whole genome shotgun sequence genome has a window encoding:
- the LOC120554790 gene encoding uncharacterized protein LOC120554790, which produces MHRSRAPYYKTDKVCSFQEATTLPPPSTKYFYCQTFVAEEVPPPVDDVLGMGDAHEKILKNTGFRSLDGDTDPKRSNLFPQEVPLPPSPPPPEDVLHMGDAHEKKYPDFSDKWFPSLDDIGLYVMPLKLLAQIPLPPGPPPQRAYGSRVNKMPRSRDPYNKTDRVCSFQEAATIPPPSLKYFYRESFVAEEVPLPPSPPPVDDVLGMGDAHEEILKNIGFRSLDEDTDPKNPNLLPHEVPLLPSPRPAVLDMWSTNEKKYPDLKNIVFPCLDDDPMEAMPSMGDTHEKKYPNLTNIRFPCLDDDPADAVRGVRLGGKRGLSTHGPHERAGGVCSPGSIL; this is translated from the exons AGTGTGCAGCTTTCAAGAGGCAACAACTTTACCACCTCCATCCACGAAGTACTTCTACTGTCAGACCTTTGTTGCTGAGGAGGTTCCTCCACCTGTTGACGATGTGTTGGGAATGGGAGACGCTCATGAGAAGATTTTGAAAAACACTGGGTTTCGTTCTCTGGATGGCGATACTGATCCAAAGCGTTCCAACCTGTTTCCTCAGGAAGTTCCACTGCCTCCAAGCCCTCCACCTCCTGAGGATGTGCTTCACATGGGAGACGCTCATGAGAAGAAGTACCCAGATTTTTCTGACAAATGGTTTCCTTCTCTGGATGATATAGGTCTTTATGTGATGCCCCTCAAACTGCTGGCTCAGATTCCACTGCCTCCAGGTCCTCCACCACAAAGAGCCTATGGATCGCGTGTCAATAAAATGCCCCGTAGCAGAGATCCTTATAATAAAACTGACAG AGTGTGCAGCTTTCAAGAAGCAGCCACTATACCACCTCCATCATTGAAGTACTTCTACCGTGAGTCCTTTGTTGCTGAGGAGGTTCCTCTGCCTCCAAGTCCTCCACCTGTTGACGATGTGTTGGGAATGGGAGACGCTCATGAGGAGATTTTGAAAAACATTGGGTTTCGTTCTTTGGATGAGGACACTGATCCAAAGAATCCCAACCTGTTGCCTCATGAAGTTCCACTTCTTCCAAGTCCTCGACCTGCTGTGTTGGACATGTGGAGCACCAATGAGAAGAAGTACccagatttaaaaaacattgtgtTTCCTTGTCTGGATGACGACCCTATGGAGGCTATGCCTTCCATGGGAGACACTCATGAGAAGAAATACCCAAATTTAACAAACATCAGGTTTCCTTGTCTGGATGATGACCCTGCTGATGCTGTCAGGGGTGTCAGactgggggggaaaaggggactgagtacccatgGCCCTCAT